The following is a genomic window from Paenibacillus sp. FSL R5-0766.
TGTTTTTCCGCTTCGAATGAAGCCGCTCCGGATTTTTCGGTTGTGGCTGTGTTCAGATCGGATTTGGACGAGTTCTTGGACGAAGCCTGACGTGCCTCAGCAGCTTCACGTGCGATGTCCTCAAGCTCCTGTTTTTTCTCCACATAATCATCGTAATTACCGAGATATTGTTCTGTGCCGCCTGGATGAAGCTCAACAATGCGTTCAGCCATTTTGTTGAGGAAGTACCGGTCATGGGAGATGAACAGCAGGGTGCCTTCATAATCCATTAATGCCGCTTCCAGCACTTCTTTGGCAAACAGGTCGAGATGGTTCGTAGGCTCATCCAGAATGAGCATGTTGGCTTCCTTCAACATCAGCTTGGAAAGAGACACACGTGCTTTCTCACCGCCGCTGAGGGAGGAGATTTTCTTGAGCACATCGTCACCGCTGAACAAAAAGTTCCCCAGTACGGTCCGAATGCGTGCTTCTTCCATCCCGGGATAGGCACTCCACAGTTCTTCCAGAACCGTGTTGGACGGATTGAGTCCAGTCTGTTCCTGATCATAATAGCCAATCTGCACTTTTGTTCCCCATTGGATCTCCCCGCTTACCGGACGTAAACTTCCCGTAAGACACTTCAGCATGGTGGATTTACCAATACCGTTTGGTCCAATCAGAGCAACCGTTTCCCCGCGTCGCAGATCGAAGGATACGTTGCGGAACAATGGAGAAGCCTCGTCATAAGCGACAGACAGCTGATCCACTCGAAGCACTTCCTTGCCTGACATAACGGCGGTTTCGAAGGAAAAATGGGCTTTTTTCAAATCTCCCATTGGTTTATCAAGCCGATCCATTTTGTCGAGGGCTTTGCGCCGACTTTGAGCGCGTTTGGTCGTCGACGCACGTACGATGTTTTTCTGAACAAAATCTTCCATCTTGGAGATTTCGCCTTGCTGTTTCTCATATTGCTTCATCTGAGTTTCATATTCGGCAGCTTTGAGTTCCATATAACGGCTGTAATTGCCCGTATATTTTTTGGAGCGGTGACGTTCGATCTCAACGATGGTTGTTACGAGTCGATCAAGGAAGTACCGGTCATGGGATACCACGAGCAGTGCGCCTGAATAACCTCTCAGATAATCTTCCAACCAAGTAAGGGTGGCGATATCGAGATAGTTGGTAGGCTCGTCTAGCATGAGCAGATCGGGTGCCTGAAGCAAAATACGAGCAAGCGCAAGGCGTGTCTTCTGCCCGCCGCTCAGCGTAGCAATGGGGGTGTCTGGCGAAAATTCGCCGAATCCCATCCCGTGCAGTACGCTGCGAATGCGGGTTTCCATCTCATAACCGCCATGGTCCTTGAACCAGTCGGATCGTTTCGCATAACGTTCCAGCAGGTCCGCATACTTTTTCTCGTCTTCCATCTGGGCAGGGTCGGCAATATCGCGTTCCATCTGACGCAAATCAGCTTCAGCCTGTGTCAGGTGAGCGAAGACATTCATCATTTCTTCCCAGATGTTACGGTCGGATTGGAGCCCGCTGTTCTGAGCCAGGTAACCGAGCGTCGTTTCTTTGGATTTGAAAATCTGTCCTCCGTCATAGGACATTTCACCGGCTACAATTTTGAGCAAAGTGGATTTTCCTGCACCGTTTACACCAACGAGGCCGATGCGCTCGCGTTCTAATATTTGTAAGTTCACGCCGTCCAGGATTGGATCGACACCAAAACGTTTGATAATTCCGGATACTTGCAGCAGCATAAAATTAAGTTCCTCCATAGGTCCAGTTCTTGATATGACAACTATATCCCAGTTTACATGAAATACAGAGCAATTGCACCGATTGGGAACGCATGGGGTATGTAGTCTTTTTGATCAATCAATGATAAACTGAAAGAAGGCATGTTATTACATGAGGATTTTGCAGAAAATGAATCATTTTAACCATTTCAACAAGATGACAACTGGTCATAACATATAAATTGTTTTTAATGAGAGCTTTTTTCTACCTTCCCTATCAACAGGAGGTTATTCAAGGATATGCAGGATCATGCGGAACTGAAAAGTCAGCTTCGATCCAGACTGAGACAGAGCCGTGATTTGATGGATGCAAGCATGCATCAGCAGGCGATGACTAAGATTAACGCTGGAGTGAAGCGGGAGCTGGAGCGCCTTAGACAGGCCAAGAGCAAGGTTGTGAACAGACCACTCGTCATATTCAGTTATTTGTCCTATGGAAGCGAAGCGTCCACAGCTTTTCTGTTTCAAGAGGGCTGGAATCATGGAGATGTGATGTTTGCACCAAAAGTGTTGGCGAATCCACCTCGAATGGAGCTACGGCGAGTGACTGGAGAACAAGATCTGGAGCCAGGCATATGGGGGATACCGGAACCCAAGGATTCCTGTGAAGTCCTGACGCCTGATGATTGGCCGGATATCGATCTCATATTGGTACCGGGGCTTGGTTATGATCTCCATGGCGGGCGTATTGGTTATGGTGGCGGTTATTATGATCGTTTTGCCGAGACGCTTGCAGCAACATGTGTGATGACGGGCAAGAAACCGTTGATGGCTGCGATGGTATTGCCGGGTCAGCTACAGGAGGAGATCCCGATGGACCTGCTCGATCTGCGGATTGATCTGTTGATAACAACCGAAGGTATATTACATATCGAATAAAGGGTTGTGATGTGATTGAGTTCAGAAGTGAACAACGGCCAGGCTTCGGGTGGCAAACTGACCCATTTTAATGAACAGGGGCGGGCCCGGATGGTTGATATTTCAGGTAAGGAAATTACCGTACGTACGGCTGTGGCCGTAACCAAAGTGACGATGAATCCAGATACACTGGAAGCGATTCGGGAGGGCCGAATCGGTAAAGGTGATGTTCTGGCTGTGGCCCAGATTGCCGGGATTCAAGGCGCCAAGAAAACATCGGACTGGATTCCGATGTGCCATCCGCTGGCACTGACGGGTGTGGATATTCGTTTTCATGATAACGGAGTGGATGAATTACACATCGAAGTTACTGTCAAAACCGAAGGCAAAACGGGTGTTGAGATGGAGGCGCTCACGGCAGCTTCGGCTGCGGCACTGACGGTCTATGACATGTGCAAGGCCATGCAAAAAGATATGATTATCGGTCCAACCATGCTGAATTCCAAGAGTGGTGGCAAAAACGGTGATTACAGCCGATAGGCAATATTTATTTTCATAGAGGAGAAGGGTGATCTTTATGGTGTGGAGAACAGCAATCCTGACAGCCAGTGACAAAGGAGCCCGCGGGGAACGTGAGGATACGAGTGCACAAGTCATTCGGGAGCTGGTGGAAGAAGAGCTGGGTGGTCAAATCGTGGAGTACCGTATCGTTCCGGATGAACCCGATGAGATTATTGCGGCTTTGATTGAGATGACGGATTATTTTCACGCCGATCTGGTGCTGACTACCGGTGGCACGGAGCTGGCCATTCGTGATATTACTCCGGAAGCGACCCGGCGCGTAATTGAGCGGGAAGTTCCCGGGATGGCAGAGGCCATGCGGTACAGTGTAATGAGCAAAAACCGTTCTGCAATGCTGTTCCGTGGGGTATGTGGCATTCGTGGGCGCACGCTGATTGTTAATCTGCCAGGTACACCAAAGGGTGTGCACGAACATCTGGCTGCCATTATGGATCAGCTTCCGGAAGCGTTGCTGATGGTTACGGGTCAGTTCAAGCAATAATCGAGCATGGACTCTGGGGCAAGATATCCGATTAGCCATGACCGTTGTTAGATTGTTCTAGTGACATCTCTTATTTGTGAATTTTGCGGGTTATGTAAGTGGTTACATCTATGGTATGATGGGCTTAAATTAAGAACGCAGCAGAGACATCTATGAACATCTGGCCGAGTATGCGCATCTTCGAAGCTTGAGACGAGGAGGAATATCAATGTTTAGTTCCATTGGACCAACGGGTTTTATTTTGCTGGCCGTGATTGCATTGTTGTTGTTTGGACCCAACAAACTTCCGGAACTGGGACGTGCAGTTGGGCGTACCTTCCGTGAATTCAAAGAGGGCGCTCGCGAGATTATCTCTGAGGATGACTCGTCCAATCGCAAAGAGCAGGAGAAGGCGAAACCGCTGGCGGCTGAGAGCACACCTGCAGACAAGCCTGCTGATAAACGCCTGCCGGAATAATCTTGACGGCAATGAAAGAGAAATCCCTTCCTGCCGGAAGGGTTTTGTATTTTAAGCTGGCAATAATGGGGGGCAGGCATGGCGCAGCAAATGGAAGAAATGTCGATTACGGAACATCTGAGTGAGCTGCGGAAGCGGCTGATCTACGTATTAAGTATATTTGTGCTGGGCCTGATTGCAGGATTTTTTGTGGCGGACCCGGTATACCAATATCTGACCAAGGCAGAGTCGGCAAAAGGTTTTGTTTTACATGCCTTCTCGTTCTGGGATGGGATAGGCATCTACATGAAGATTGCAGGGTTGTTTTCACTTATTATTACGTTGCCGTTTACGGTGTATCAGATCTGGAAGTTTGTTAGTCCAGGGCTAAAGCCGCGCGAACGAAAAGCAACGCTGAAGTATGTACCCTATGTGTTTCTTTTATTTCTGACAGGTATGGCTTTCTCGTATTATGTTATTTTTCCGATGGCACTTGCCTTCACAACAGCGATAACGGAGAAGATGGGGCTTGTGGAGACCTACGGGATGAAACAGTACTTCAGCTTCCTGTTTGGCATTGTGCTGCCTGTGTCCCTGTTATTCGAACTTCCTTTACTTATTATGTTTCTGACAGGACTGCGGATTCTGAATCCAATTCGCCTTCGCAAAATGCGCAGAGTTGCTTA
Proteins encoded in this region:
- the moaC gene encoding cyclic pyranopterin monophosphate synthase MoaC; protein product: MNNGQASGGKLTHFNEQGRARMVDISGKEITVRTAVAVTKVTMNPDTLEAIREGRIGKGDVLAVAQIAGIQGAKKTSDWIPMCHPLALTGVDIRFHDNGVDELHIEVTVKTEGKTGVEMEALTAASAAALTVYDMCKAMQKDMIIGPTMLNSKSGGKNGDYSR
- the tatA gene encoding twin-arginine translocase TatA/TatE family subunit, whose amino-acid sequence is MFSSIGPTGFILLAVIALLLFGPNKLPELGRAVGRTFREFKEGAREIISEDDSSNRKEQEKAKPLAAESTPADKPADKRLPE
- a CDS encoding ABC-F family ATP-binding cassette domain-containing protein, which encodes MLLQVSGIIKRFGVDPILDGVNLQILERERIGLVGVNGAGKSTLLKIVAGEMSYDGGQIFKSKETTLGYLAQNSGLQSDRNIWEEMMNVFAHLTQAEADLRQMERDIADPAQMEDEKKYADLLERYAKRSDWFKDHGGYEMETRIRSVLHGMGFGEFSPDTPIATLSGGQKTRLALARILLQAPDLLMLDEPTNYLDIATLTWLEDYLRGYSGALLVVSHDRYFLDRLVTTIVEIERHRSKKYTGNYSRYMELKAAEYETQMKQYEKQQGEISKMEDFVQKNIVRASTTKRAQSRRKALDKMDRLDKPMGDLKKAHFSFETAVMSGKEVLRVDQLSVAYDEASPLFRNVSFDLRRGETVALIGPNGIGKSTMLKCLTGSLRPVSGEIQWGTKVQIGYYDQEQTGLNPSNTVLEELWSAYPGMEEARIRTVLGNFLFSGDDVLKKISSLSGGEKARVSLSKLMLKEANMLILDEPTNHLDLFAKEVLEAALMDYEGTLLFISHDRYFLNKMAERIVELHPGGTEQYLGNYDDYVEKKQELEDIAREAAEARQASSKNSSKSDLNTATTEKSGAASFEAEKQAKREERNRQRKQEALEQQIAELETKITELEAQMALPEIYQDYMKLQELQQQSEEHKAELTKAYEDWEELAME
- the tatC gene encoding twin-arginine translocase subunit TatC, coding for MAQQMEEMSITEHLSELRKRLIYVLSIFVLGLIAGFFVADPVYQYLTKAESAKGFVLHAFSFWDGIGIYMKIAGLFSLIITLPFTVYQIWKFVSPGLKPRERKATLKYVPYVFLLFLTGMAFSYYVIFPMALAFTTAITEKMGLVETYGMKQYFSFLFGIVLPVSLLFELPLLIMFLTGLRILNPIRLRKMRRVAYFVLIFIAVVITPPDFISDLLVMIPLLLLYEISVLLSAIVYRKQLAADEEIESRYVRAEDKKHVG
- a CDS encoding MogA/MoaB family molybdenum cofactor biosynthesis protein produces the protein MVWRTAILTASDKGARGEREDTSAQVIRELVEEELGGQIVEYRIVPDEPDEIIAALIEMTDYFHADLVLTTGGTELAIRDITPEATRRVIEREVPGMAEAMRYSVMSKNRSAMLFRGVCGIRGRTLIVNLPGTPKGVHEHLAAIMDQLPEALLMVTGQFKQ
- a CDS encoding 5-formyltetrahydrofolate cyclo-ligase codes for the protein MQDHAELKSQLRSRLRQSRDLMDASMHQQAMTKINAGVKRELERLRQAKSKVVNRPLVIFSYLSYGSEASTAFLFQEGWNHGDVMFAPKVLANPPRMELRRVTGEQDLEPGIWGIPEPKDSCEVLTPDDWPDIDLILVPGLGYDLHGGRIGYGGGYYDRFAETLAATCVMTGKKPLMAAMVLPGQLQEEIPMDLLDLRIDLLITTEGILHIE